Proteins co-encoded in one Actinomycetota bacterium genomic window:
- a CDS encoding Lrp/AsnC ligand binding domain-containing protein: MSVEAYILIQTEVGKAAAVATAASNITGVKSAEDVTGPYDVIVRAEAETVDELGKLVVSAIQSVEGITRTLTCPIVHL; this comes from the coding sequence GTGTCGGTCGAGGCCTACATTCTCATCCAGACAGAGGTCGGTAAGGCGGCCGCCGTCGCAACGGCGGCGTCCAACATCACCGGCGTGAAGTCCGCGGAGGACGTCACCGGACCCTACGACGTCATCGTCCGGGCGGAGGCCGAGACCGTGGACGAGCTCGGCAAGCTCGTGGTTTCGGCGATTCAGTCGGTCGAGGGCATCACCCGGACCCTCACCTGCCCGATCGTCCACCTGTAA
- a CDS encoding phosphoribosyltransferase family protein, which yields MRDRVFADREEAGRVLSGLLPPLGMQAPVVLAVPRGGVLVAVPVAASLRARLDVVVVRKLGAPGNPELGLGAVGADGQAVVDESLVLAMRVGQDFIRAEIDRQRREAQRRESVYRGEARPPDLQGRDVVVVDDGIATGGTVEAAAVLLRGRRPARLVLAVPVAPRQSLDRLKRVYDDVVCAEVPSRFYAVGQWYDDFHQVTDEQVRAALRPAGQ from the coding sequence ATGAGGGACCGGGTCTTCGCAGACCGGGAGGAGGCCGGGCGCGTCCTTTCCGGATTATTGCCCCCGCTGGGGATGCAGGCGCCGGTCGTCCTGGCCGTGCCGAGAGGCGGAGTCCTGGTGGCGGTGCCGGTAGCTGCCTCGCTGCGGGCCCGGCTGGACGTCGTGGTAGTCCGCAAGCTGGGGGCCCCCGGCAACCCGGAGCTGGGGCTGGGCGCGGTCGGGGCGGACGGCCAGGCCGTTGTGGACGAGTCGCTCGTGCTCGCCATGCGCGTCGGGCAGGACTTCATCCGCGCCGAGATCGACCGCCAGCGCCGGGAGGCGCAGCGAAGGGAGTCGGTCTACCGGGGCGAGGCCCGGCCCCCGGACCTCCAGGGGCGCGACGTGGTGGTCGTGGACGACGGGATCGCGACGGGGGGCACAGTGGAGGCCGCAGCGGTGCTGCTGCGCGGGCGGCGTCCGGCGAGACTCGTCCTGGCCGTTCCGGTCGCCCCCCGCCAGAGCCTGGACCGCCTGAAGCGCGTTTACGACGACGTCGTGTGCGCGGAGGTGCCGAGCCGGTTTTACGCCGTCGGGCAGTGGTACGACGACTTCCACCAGGTGACCGACGAACAGGTTCGGGCAGCTCTGCGGCCGGCCGGTCAGTGA